A part of Synechococcus sp. KORDI-49 genomic DNA contains:
- a CDS encoding HDIG domain-containing metalloprotein, whose product MVSSLPWLLKPDLQPGSLAPFDAVAPKGALVQDSTALEQRRSNLLARSVVQVIDRQQTLELRQRLERQLGELQQVSLTGSAARVGPVNLDANEQRWLQKRSENERLAWDDALRRAADRMLSQGLVSGLAEGQLREAVRLQVRDLVAEEPAARSLAAKLLTGTLQGSSNLRTDPNLSKQLIETQLTKQGIPTIEVRAGDLITRKGEPISPQAYDVLDYFGKVRREPQPAIWFRHFLEALAACAVMLLVMRRERPGLEVRHALLALALLLLVQGAKLWFKGSISPLAVLVPPTLVITEGLGTGCGLVWMSIAALLWPVPVNGLGDGRLLMAVVVAAAGALIAGRQRSRGQLLQLAVMLPIGALLGQWLMLQLQPLTGWRIWGATNPNLDELAAESLLLGILLMLALLLIPVLESSFGLLTRARLLELADQERPLLRRLSCEAPGTFEHTLMICGLAEEGARAIGADVDLIRTGSLYHDVGKLHAPNWFIENQKDGPNPHDSLDDPQASAAVLQAHVDEGLKLARRHRLPRPIADFIPEHQGTLKMGYFLHKARERDPDVDESRFRYRGPAPRSRETAVLMLADGCEAALRSLPPDTSDDQARDTVRRIVASRHQDGQLRKSTLSRTEVELVVRAFVQVWRRMRHRRIPYPIPARRGLSV is encoded by the coding sequence ATGGTGTCGAGCCTGCCCTGGCTGCTCAAGCCGGATCTGCAGCCGGGCTCTCTGGCGCCGTTCGATGCCGTCGCCCCCAAGGGTGCCCTGGTTCAGGACAGCACAGCTCTGGAGCAGCGACGCTCCAACCTCCTGGCCCGCTCGGTGGTTCAGGTGATCGACCGCCAGCAGACGCTCGAGCTCCGACAACGCCTGGAACGGCAGCTCGGGGAACTGCAACAGGTCAGCCTCACCGGCTCAGCCGCGCGGGTCGGGCCCGTCAATCTCGACGCGAACGAACAGCGCTGGCTGCAGAAACGCAGCGAAAACGAGCGTCTCGCCTGGGATGACGCCCTGCGCAGAGCGGCTGACCGCATGCTCAGCCAGGGGCTGGTGAGCGGTCTCGCCGAGGGGCAGCTCCGGGAAGCGGTGCGGCTGCAGGTGCGTGATCTCGTGGCCGAAGAGCCGGCGGCACGGTCGCTCGCCGCCAAGCTGCTCACCGGCACGCTCCAGGGCAGCAGCAATCTGCGCACGGATCCCAACCTCAGCAAGCAGCTGATCGAAACGCAGCTCACCAAACAGGGAATTCCCACCATCGAGGTGCGGGCGGGAGATCTGATCACCCGCAAGGGGGAGCCGATCAGTCCTCAGGCCTACGACGTTCTCGACTACTTCGGCAAGGTCCGGCGGGAACCGCAGCCGGCGATCTGGTTCCGCCATTTCCTCGAGGCGCTGGCCGCCTGCGCCGTGATGCTGCTGGTGATGCGCCGCGAACGGCCCGGACTTGAAGTGCGCCATGCCCTGCTGGCGCTGGCCCTGCTGCTGCTGGTGCAGGGCGCCAAGCTCTGGTTCAAGGGCTCGATCAGCCCTCTGGCGGTGCTGGTGCCTCCGACCCTGGTGATCACCGAGGGGCTGGGCACGGGATGCGGCCTGGTGTGGATGTCGATCGCGGCGCTGCTCTGGCCGGTACCGGTGAACGGTCTCGGGGACGGACGCCTGTTGATGGCAGTGGTCGTCGCCGCTGCCGGAGCACTGATCGCTGGGCGGCAGCGCAGCCGCGGCCAGCTGCTTCAGCTGGCGGTGATGCTGCCGATCGGAGCACTGCTCGGCCAGTGGCTGATGCTCCAGCTGCAACCGCTCACGGGCTGGCGGATCTGGGGGGCCACCAATCCGAATCTCGATGAACTGGCAGCCGAGTCGCTGCTGCTGGGCATCCTGCTGATGCTGGCTCTGCTGCTGATTCCTGTGCTGGAGTCGTCCTTCGGACTGCTCACCCGGGCCCGGCTGCTGGAACTGGCCGATCAGGAGAGACCTCTGCTGCGGCGCCTGTCCTGCGAGGCGCCGGGCACCTTCGAGCACACCCTGATGATCTGCGGTCTCGCGGAGGAGGGAGCCCGGGCGATCGGCGCCGACGTCGATCTGATCCGCACAGGTTCGCTGTACCACGATGTCGGCAAGCTCCACGCCCCCAACTGGTTCATCGAAAACCAGAAGGATGGCCCGAACCCCCACGACAGCCTCGATGATCCTCAAGCCAGCGCCGCGGTGCTTCAGGCGCATGTGGACGAGGGGCTGAAACTGGCCCGCAGGCACCGACTGCCACGGCCGATCGCCGATTTCATTCCGGAGCATCAGGGAACCCTGAAGATGGGGTACTTCCTGCACAAGGCCCGCGAACGGGATCCCGATGTCGATGAGAGCCGCTTCCGCTACCGCGGACCGGCACCACGATCCCGGGAGACCGCCGTGCTGATGCTCGCCGACGGCTGCGAAGCGGCGCTGCGCTCCCTGCCTCCGGACACCTCCGATGACCAGGCCCGCGACACGGTGAGACGAATCGTCGCGTCGCGTCATCAGGACGGGCAGCTGCGCAAGAGCACCCTGAGCCGGACCGAGGTGGAACTGGTGGTGCGTGCCTTCGTCCAGGTCTGGCGACGGATGCGGCATCGACGCATCCCCTATCCGATCCCGGCCCGTCGCGGTCTCTCGGTCTGA
- a CDS encoding SemiSWEET family sugar transporter, producing the protein MAIPPDLIGYTAATLTTASFFPQAIKTLRSGDTRAISLGMYALFTSGVALWSVYGLLAADGPVLVANLITLLPAAVVLQRKLTS; encoded by the coding sequence ATGGCCATCCCACCGGATCTGATCGGCTACACCGCCGCCACCCTGACCACAGCCAGCTTCTTCCCGCAGGCGATCAAGACCCTGCGCAGTGGTGACACCCGTGCCATCTCTCTCGGGATGTATGCCCTGTTCACATCGGGCGTGGCGCTCTGGTCCGTCTACGGGCTGCTCGCCGCTGATGGTCCGGTGCTGGTGGCGAATCTGATCACCCTGCTGCCGGCGGCGGTCGTGCTTCAGCGCAAGCTCACCAGCTGA
- a CDS encoding RluA family pseudouridine synthase, producing MQPLHRDPWLLAVNKPAGLLSQPGLGADQQDSLITRLRAGDGDLHLVHRLDRDTSGVLLLARGLESLRRCSALFAQRRVNKLYLAEIDGALTGRGCLDAPLARLQRQPPRYGRHPDGRSSCTIWRVRRAVNGRTQLWLRPLTGRSHQLRAHLADIGHPIVGDPIYGGSPAGRLHLHALALGFRHPFSGARLRLHSPSPLPWPSHRI from the coding sequence TTGCAGCCTCTGCATCGGGATCCGTGGCTGCTGGCGGTGAACAAGCCGGCTGGATTGCTCAGTCAGCCCGGGCTGGGAGCCGACCAGCAGGACTCTCTGATCACACGGCTGCGGGCGGGGGATGGCGATCTGCATCTGGTTCACCGCCTCGACCGGGACACCTCGGGCGTTCTGCTGCTGGCCCGCGGGCTGGAGAGCCTGCGCCGCTGCAGTGCCCTCTTCGCCCAACGCCGGGTGAACAAGCTCTATCTGGCTGAAATCGATGGTGCGCTCACCGGGCGGGGCTGCCTTGATGCCCCACTGGCCCGGCTGCAGCGCCAGCCGCCTCGCTACGGACGTCATCCCGACGGGCGCAGCAGCTGCACGATCTGGCGTGTCCGACGTGCCGTCAACGGCCGCACTCAGCTCTGGTTGCGACCGTTGACCGGCCGCTCCCACCAGCTGCGTGCCCATCTGGCCGACATCGGCCATCCGATCGTTGGGGATCCGATCTACGGCGGCAGCCCGGCCGGGCGGCTGCATCTGCACGCCCTGGCGCTGGGTTTCAGGCATCCCTTCTCCGGTGCGCGTCTCCGCCTTCACTCCCCCAGTCCGCTGCCATGGCCATCCCACCGGATCTGA
- a CDS encoding MTH1187 family thiamine-binding protein, whose translation MPETTDVSRSVNWVSIDLCVVPIGVGVSLSPYIAACQRVIEAAGLEHELGANGTAIEGPWDEVMACVRACHDELHRLGVPRVYTTLKLNTRTDRHQSFREKVEAVKREQTS comes from the coding sequence TTGCCTGAAACGACCGATGTCTCCCGCTCCGTGAACTGGGTCAGCATCGATCTCTGTGTGGTGCCGATCGGGGTGGGCGTCAGCCTGTCGCCGTACATCGCCGCCTGTCAGAGGGTGATCGAGGCTGCTGGTCTGGAGCATGAACTCGGAGCCAACGGAACGGCGATCGAAGGACCCTGGGACGAGGTGATGGCCTGCGTGCGGGCCTGTCACGACGAGCTGCACCGGCTGGGGGTTCCGCGGGTCTACACCACCCTCAAGTTGAACACCCGCACAGACCGTCATCAGTCATTCCGCGAGAAGGTCGAGGCTGTGAAGCGGGAGCAGACCTCCTGA
- a CDS encoding Nif11-like leader peptide family RiPP precursor, whose protein sequence is MSLEDLDRLLELRHTDAALAARLASPMELPELMALAAERGFQVSGDDVLQARERELAQRSSEDLQREQGEEARRLRHFIHG, encoded by the coding sequence GTGTCTCTCGAGGATCTCGACCGGCTGCTGGAGCTGCGCCATACCGATGCGGCGCTGGCGGCCCGCCTGGCCTCACCGATGGAGCTTCCCGAACTGATGGCCCTGGCGGCCGAGCGAGGCTTTCAGGTGAGTGGGGATGATGTACTGCAGGCACGGGAGCGTGAGCTGGCCCAGCGCAGCTCCGAGGATCTGCAGCGGGAACAGGGCGAGGAGGCCCGTCGTCTGCGGCATTTCATTCACGGCTGA
- a CDS encoding carbohydrate ABC transporter permease has protein sequence MRRTFTRALQLVLLILLALLVLVPLLWLVSTSLKGPSEDIFSSPPALLPAEPSLEAYWRLFQDNPLTTYLLNSTVVSVLAVVANLLFCSMAAYPLARMRFAGRGLVLGLVVATILIPFQVVMIPLYLLMVQLGLRNTLVALVIPQAATAFGLYLLRQSFLGVPVELEEAARIDGCSRLGEWWNVMIPAARADLITLGMLVFIGTWSDFLWPLVILDDPGLYTLPLGLQQLSSSFSLDWRIVAAGSVVSILPVLVLFVLLQRFILPSASGDAVKG, from the coding sequence ATGCGCCGCACGTTCACCCGCGCTCTGCAGTTGGTGCTGCTGATCCTGCTGGCTCTGCTGGTGCTGGTTCCGTTGCTCTGGCTGGTCAGCACCTCCCTGAAGGGCCCCAGCGAAGACATCTTCAGCAGTCCGCCGGCGCTGCTGCCGGCGGAACCCAGCCTCGAGGCCTATTGGCGCCTGTTCCAGGACAACCCGCTCACGACCTATCTGCTGAACAGCACCGTGGTGAGCGTGCTGGCGGTGGTTGCCAACCTGCTGTTCTGCTCGATGGCGGCCTATCCCCTGGCGCGGATGCGCTTCGCCGGACGCGGGCTGGTGCTGGGTCTGGTGGTGGCCACGATTCTGATTCCGTTCCAGGTGGTGATGATCCCCCTCTACCTGCTGATGGTTCAGCTCGGACTCCGCAACACCCTGGTGGCCCTGGTGATCCCCCAGGCGGCGACCGCCTTCGGGCTCTATCTGCTGCGTCAGAGTTTTCTGGGGGTGCCTGTGGAACTGGAGGAGGCCGCCAGGATCGATGGCTGCAGCCGTCTGGGCGAGTGGTGGAACGTGATGATTCCAGCGGCGAGGGCAGATCTGATCACCCTGGGCATGCTGGTGTTCATCGGCACCTGGAGCGATTTCCTCTGGCCGCTTGTGATCCTGGATGATCCAGGCCTCTACACGCTTCCGCTCGGTCTGCAGCAGCTTTCGAGCAGTTTTTCCCTCGACTGGCGGATAGTGGCTGCCGGGTCGGTGGTCTCGATCCTTCCGGTTCTTGTGCTGTTCGTGCTTCTTCAGCGCTTCATCCTCCCGAGTGCCAGTGGAGATGCCGTGAAAGGTTGA
- a CDS encoding 2-isopropylmalate synthase, with translation MAKDPGRVLIFDTTLRDGEQSPGASLNLEEKLAIAQQLARLGVDVIEAGFPFASAGDFAAVQRIAQQVGGESGPIICGLARASKSDIKACADAVKPALHSRIHTFIATSDIHLEHKLRKSRQEVLGIVPDMVGYARSLVEDVEFSCEDAGRSDPDFLYEVIEAAINAGATTINIPDTVGYTTPSEFGTLIAGINQNVPNIGEAVISVHGHNDLGLAVANFLEAVKNGARQLECTINGIGERAGNASLEELVMALHVRRRYYNPFLGRDADSPTPLTAVRTEEITKTSRLVSNLTGMVVQPNKAIVGANAFAHESGIHQDGVLKNRLTYEIIDARTVGLSDNRISLGKLSGRSAVRARLEELGYDLTREDLDEAFARFKDLADRKREITDRDLEAIVSEQVQQPEARFQLKLVQVSCGSSLRPTATVTLSDDDAGERTVSAVGTGPVDAVCRALNTLAGIPNDLIEFSVKSVTEGIDAMGEVTIRLRRDGSLYSGHAADTDVVVAAAMAFVNALNRLVAGEAKQSLHPQKDAVVPPSRPTL, from the coding sequence ATGGCCAAGGACCCCGGTCGCGTCCTCATCTTTGACACCACCCTGCGGGACGGGGAGCAGTCCCCTGGTGCCAGCCTGAATCTCGAGGAGAAGCTGGCCATCGCTCAGCAGCTTGCACGGCTGGGAGTCGATGTGATTGAAGCGGGCTTCCCCTTCGCCAGCGCCGGTGATTTCGCTGCCGTGCAACGCATCGCTCAACAGGTCGGCGGTGAATCCGGTCCGATCATCTGCGGTCTGGCCCGGGCATCGAAGTCCGACATCAAGGCCTGCGCGGATGCGGTGAAACCGGCTCTTCACAGCCGCATTCACACCTTCATCGCCACCAGCGACATTCACCTCGAGCACAAACTCCGCAAGAGTCGGCAGGAGGTTCTGGGGATCGTCCCGGACATGGTGGGCTATGCGCGGTCGCTCGTTGAGGATGTGGAGTTCTCCTGTGAGGACGCCGGACGCAGCGATCCTGATTTTCTCTACGAGGTGATCGAGGCGGCCATCAACGCTGGAGCCACCACCATCAACATTCCGGACACTGTGGGGTACACCACCCCCAGTGAATTCGGAACCCTGATCGCGGGGATCAACCAGAACGTCCCCAATATCGGGGAGGCGGTGATCTCGGTCCATGGCCACAACGACCTCGGCCTCGCGGTGGCCAACTTCCTCGAAGCCGTCAAGAACGGAGCCCGGCAGCTGGAGTGCACGATCAACGGCATCGGAGAGCGGGCCGGCAATGCCTCGCTGGAGGAGCTGGTGATGGCTCTGCATGTGCGCCGTCGTTACTACAACCCGTTCCTCGGACGCGACGCTGACAGTCCGACACCGCTGACGGCGGTCCGCACCGAGGAGATCACCAAGACCTCGCGACTGGTCTCCAATCTCACCGGCATGGTGGTGCAACCGAACAAGGCGATCGTCGGCGCCAATGCCTTCGCCCATGAGTCGGGCATTCATCAGGACGGCGTGCTCAAGAACCGGCTGACCTACGAGATCATCGATGCCCGAACCGTCGGCCTGAGCGACAACCGCATCTCTCTCGGCAAGCTCAGTGGCCGCAGTGCCGTGCGCGCTCGCCTCGAGGAACTCGGCTATGACCTCACCCGAGAAGATCTCGATGAGGCCTTCGCACGATTCAAGGATCTGGCCGATCGGAAACGGGAGATCACCGACCGTGATCTGGAGGCGATCGTCAGCGAACAGGTGCAGCAGCCGGAAGCCCGCTTCCAGCTCAAGCTGGTGCAGGTGAGCTGTGGCAGCAGTCTGCGGCCCACGGCCACCGTCACCCTGAGTGACGATGACGCCGGCGAGCGAACGGTTTCGGCCGTGGGAACCGGTCCGGTGGATGCGGTCTGCCGCGCTCTGAACACGCTGGCCGGCATTCCCAACGACCTGATCGAGTTCTCTGTGAAATCCGTGACCGAGGGGATCGACGCCATGGGTGAAGTGACCATTCGACTCCGGCGCGATGGAAGTCTCTACTCCGGCCATGCCGCCGACACCGATGTGGTGGTGGCGGCGGCCATGGCGTTCGTCAACGCTCTGAACCGACTGGTGGCTGGGGAGGCCAAGCAATCGCTGCATCCGCAGAAGGATGCGGTGGTCCCCCCCTCCCGTCCGACGCTCTGA
- a CDS encoding glycoside hydrolase family 57 protein yields MTEGAIALVLHAHLPYVRSAEPGSLEEDWFFQALIECYLPLLETLEQADADPACQPKVTIGLSPTLLSLLDDPDLRQRFPGWLDQRLDLLVEVAPELRSAADHLAATIERHQGSWEACGGDLIGRFAALQRRDVVDLLTCGATHGYLPLLRQHPEAVRGQLRTAVREHHRLIGERPLGIWLPECAYYEGLDHWMRDAGLRYAVLDAHGLLHGRPRPRYGVYAPICSRNGVAFFGRDSEATLPVWSAKDGYPGDPHYREFHRDLGWDLPLEKLAPLGLSQPRPLSLKLHRVTDHSAPLEAKQPYQPDIAAGRVRDHARHYLQGRQRQLRQLGGSMAVPPLLVAPFDAELFGHWWFEGPAFLKELFRQGPDQGVGFTRLRDVLTSAGQLQLCDPCPSSWGQGGYHNYWLNDTNAWVVPQWERAGEAMVRRCSQGVARESDLELLRQAARELLLSQSSDWSFILRAGTTTGLARERIERHLERFWRLITAIDERQDVPAEWLDNVRRDDRLFPLIQPLDWAKTGA; encoded by the coding sequence GTGACCGAAGGCGCAATCGCCCTGGTTCTTCACGCCCACCTTCCCTACGTCCGCTCAGCGGAACCTGGATCGCTTGAGGAGGACTGGTTCTTCCAGGCGCTGATCGAGTGCTATCTCCCGCTGCTGGAGACCCTGGAACAGGCGGATGCGGATCCGGCCTGTCAGCCGAAGGTGACCATCGGGCTGTCACCGACCCTGCTCTCTCTGCTGGATGACCCCGATCTCAGGCAGCGGTTCCCCGGCTGGCTGGATCAGCGTCTTGACCTGCTTGTGGAGGTCGCGCCGGAGCTGCGCAGCGCCGCCGACCACCTCGCTGCCACCATCGAACGGCACCAGGGGTCCTGGGAAGCCTGCGGTGGTGATCTGATCGGCCGCTTCGCGGCTCTGCAGCGACGGGATGTCGTGGATCTGCTCACCTGCGGAGCCACCCACGGCTATCTGCCGCTGCTGCGACAGCATCCGGAAGCCGTCCGAGGGCAGCTGCGCACCGCGGTGCGTGAACACCACCGCCTGATCGGCGAACGTCCTCTCGGCATCTGGTTGCCCGAATGCGCCTACTACGAAGGCCTTGATCACTGGATGCGCGACGCCGGGCTTCGCTATGCGGTGCTCGACGCCCACGGGCTGCTGCATGGCCGACCGCGCCCGCGCTACGGGGTCTACGCACCGATCTGCAGCCGTAACGGCGTCGCTTTCTTCGGGCGCGACAGCGAAGCGACCCTGCCGGTCTGGTCCGCCAAGGATGGGTATCCCGGCGACCCGCACTACCGGGAATTCCATCGCGATCTGGGCTGGGATCTACCCCTCGAGAAGCTGGCTCCACTGGGACTCTCCCAGCCGCGGCCGCTCAGCCTGAAGCTGCATCGCGTGACCGATCACAGTGCACCGTTGGAGGCGAAACAGCCCTATCAACCGGACATCGCCGCCGGACGGGTCCGGGATCACGCACGTCACTACCTGCAGGGACGTCAACGCCAGCTCAGGCAGCTGGGGGGATCGATGGCGGTGCCACCGCTTCTGGTCGCCCCCTTCGACGCCGAACTGTTCGGACACTGGTGGTTCGAAGGACCGGCCTTCCTGAAAGAACTGTTCCGTCAGGGGCCCGACCAGGGGGTGGGCTTCACACGGTTGCGGGATGTGCTGACCAGCGCCGGCCAGCTGCAGCTCTGCGACCCATGTCCCTCCAGCTGGGGACAGGGCGGCTACCACAACTACTGGCTGAACGACACCAACGCCTGGGTGGTGCCGCAATGGGAGCGGGCGGGTGAGGCCATGGTGCGGCGCTGCAGCCAGGGTGTCGCCCGCGAGAGCGACCTGGAGCTACTGCGGCAGGCGGCCCGGGAGCTGCTGCTGTCTCAATCCTCCGACTGGAGTTTCATCCTCAGGGCCGGCACCACCACCGGACTGGCCCGCGAGCGGATCGAACGCCATCTCGAGCGCTTCTGGCGCCTGATCACCGCCATCGATGAGCGCCAGGATGTGCCTGCGGAGTGGCTGGACAACGTCAGACGGGATGACCGCCTGTTCCCCCTGATTCAGCCGCTGGACTGGGCGAAGACCGGAGCCTGA
- the crtL gene encoding lycopene beta cyclase has protein sequence MTHDPDVLVLGGGPAALCIVSELVRHGVCVEGIAPESVHAPWPNTYGIWASELECLGLQHLLAHRWSDTVSYFGEGGGTDRDRPTLHGIDYGLFDRAALQRHWLENAAGVSWHQDAAERVDPGLDHTTVHCRSGLQRQARLVIDASGSRTPHIRRPDHGPVAGQAAYGVVGRFSSDPIAPGRFVLMDFRSDHLTDLQRTEPPTFLYAMDLGDGVFFVEETSLALAPAVPDAVLQQRLQQRLDRRGVRITEVIHEEFCLFPMNLPLPDRTQPVLAFGGAASMVHPASGYMVGALLRRGPDLARAIAEALSERPGLGSAALARRGWQALWPTELVLRHQLYQFGLERLMGFQDSLLRRHFETFFSLPQEEWSGFLTNTLPLPRLMAVMLRLFAKSPWELRRGLVLGAPADQAPVFAQSSG, from the coding sequence TTGACGCACGATCCGGATGTGCTGGTGCTGGGTGGTGGTCCGGCCGCCCTCTGCATCGTGTCGGAGCTGGTCCGGCATGGCGTCTGCGTGGAGGGCATCGCACCGGAATCGGTGCATGCTCCCTGGCCGAACACCTACGGCATCTGGGCGTCGGAACTGGAATGCCTCGGTCTGCAGCATCTGCTGGCCCATCGCTGGAGCGACACGGTCAGTTACTTCGGAGAAGGAGGGGGAACGGATCGCGATCGGCCCACCCTCCACGGCATCGACTACGGCCTCTTCGACAGGGCTGCGCTGCAACGGCACTGGCTGGAGAACGCTGCGGGTGTGAGCTGGCATCAGGACGCGGCTGAGCGGGTGGATCCCGGCCTCGACCACACCACCGTTCACTGCCGCTCAGGTCTGCAGCGCCAGGCACGGCTGGTGATCGATGCCTCCGGTTCCCGCACCCCTCACATCAGGCGTCCCGACCATGGCCCAGTGGCGGGCCAGGCGGCCTACGGCGTGGTGGGGCGCTTCTCCTCCGATCCGATCGCGCCTGGGCGGTTTGTGCTGATGGACTTTCGCTCTGATCACCTCACAGATCTCCAGAGAACGGAACCGCCCACGTTTCTGTACGCCATGGATCTGGGTGATGGGGTCTTCTTCGTGGAGGAGACCTCCCTCGCCCTGGCGCCAGCCGTTCCTGATGCGGTGCTACAGCAAAGGCTTCAGCAGCGTCTGGATCGGCGTGGGGTTCGGATCACGGAGGTGATCCACGAGGAGTTCTGCCTGTTTCCGATGAACCTGCCGCTGCCGGATCGAACGCAACCGGTGCTGGCTTTCGGTGGGGCCGCGAGCATGGTGCACCCGGCCTCGGGGTACATGGTGGGTGCGCTGCTGCGTCGCGGTCCGGATCTGGCTCGGGCGATCGCTGAGGCACTGTCGGAGCGGCCCGGTCTGGGATCAGCCGCTCTGGCGCGTCGGGGCTGGCAGGCCCTCTGGCCCACGGAGCTGGTGTTGCGTCATCAGCTCTATCAATTCGGGCTGGAGCGTCTGATGGGGTTCCAGGACAGCTTGCTGCGCCGCCATTTCGAGACCTTCTTCTCCCTGCCTCAGGAGGAGTGGAGCGGCTTTCTCACCAACACACTGCCTCTGCCCAGGCTGATGGCGGTGATGCTGCGACTGTTCGCCAAATCGCCCTGGGAGCTGCGCAGGGGGCTGGTTCTTGGCGCTCCCGCGGATCAGGCTCCGGTCTTCGCCCAGTCCAGCGGCTGA